CAGACCCTCAGCTCCCAGGCGCCGGCCCACGCGAAGGCACCGAGCGTCGCCGCCAGCATCGCGGCCCCGACCCCGGCGGCGCGCTTCGCCGCCCGCGCCAGGTGTGACCAGCGGAGGCGGCGAGCGGCCACGCTGCTACCCGCTCAGTCGAGGAAGTCGCGCAGCTTGCGCGTGCGGCTCTCGTGGTACTTGAGCTTGCGCAGCGCCTTGTTCTCGATCTGCCGTATGCGCTCGCGCGTGACGCCGAAGTGGCTGCCGACCTCCTCGAGCGTGTGCTCGCGGCCGTCGACGAGGCCCTTG
The nucleotide sequence above comes from Trueperaceae bacterium. Encoded proteins:
- a CDS encoding sigma factor-like helix-turn-helix DNA-binding protein → KGLVDGREHTLEEVGSHFGVTRERIRQIENKALRKLKYHESRTRKLRDFLD